One window of Burkholderia vietnamiensis LMG 10929 genomic DNA carries:
- a CDS encoding HNH endonuclease, which produces MHPVEFSADVIEQLRAQIQYNPRTGLIRNRETNRVLSGAKVLLRTGGHVRSVQIGRAIYALHKGEDLPQYHVIVYRDSDSTNRKWSNLKVIRRSELDKVARTPPNLTQYYTFFHECFRHDKKTGYLIWRKRPVHHFVSESIQRKFNTRFAGKRAGTPQGREGRRQVHFMCNGIRMDPLTSNIIWVMNSGCDVPPGYMVTHANRNPDDERICNLRLATPAQHASTRIARKSKSGERGIRVFTNYIRAEIRWTGPDKKIMCEWHNFEPDEMEKAKAWRRAKELEIWGPLAVRDEEEWYQRAADEVMIEKRYWRQHRETTNAERKARRDAERKAAAEKQEKIKRGILVSKAEVSNIKLSHIRRRNTAANAETVSFSLI; this is translated from the coding sequence ATGCACCCAGTCGAATTCAGTGCCGACGTTATCGAGCAGCTACGGGCACAAATACAGTACAACCCGCGAACAGGCTTGATCCGCAACCGCGAGACCAACCGCGTTCTATCTGGGGCGAAGGTTTTGCTCCGTACCGGGGGCCATGTGCGTAGCGTGCAGATCGGCCGCGCAATCTATGCACTGCATAAAGGCGAAGACCTTCCGCAATACCATGTCATCGTCTACCGGGACAGCGATTCAACAAATCGCAAGTGGAGCAACCTAAAAGTTATTCGCCGATCCGAGTTAGATAAGGTAGCGCGAACTCCGCCAAACCTAACTCAGTACTATACGTTCTTTCACGAATGCTTCCGGCACGACAAAAAGACCGGCTACTTGATATGGCGTAAGCGACCGGTCCATCATTTTGTGTCTGAGAGTATTCAACGAAAATTCAACACCCGATTTGCAGGTAAGCGTGCTGGAACACCACAGGGGCGCGAAGGCCGACGACAGGTCCATTTCATGTGCAACGGGATACGCATGGACCCCCTAACCTCCAACATCATTTGGGTGATGAACAGCGGTTGCGACGTTCCGCCCGGTTACATGGTGACACACGCTAACCGCAACCCGGACGATGAGCGCATTTGCAACCTCAGATTAGCAACCCCTGCACAGCACGCATCTACCCGTATCGCACGCAAGTCTAAGTCGGGCGAGCGCGGCATACGTGTGTTCACCAATTACATTCGGGCTGAGATTCGTTGGACCGGCCCAGACAAGAAAATTATGTGCGAGTGGCACAACTTCGAACCTGATGAAATGGAAAAAGCTAAGGCGTGGCGACGTGCAAAAGAACTAGAGATATGGGGACCGCTCGCCGTCCGCGATGAGGAGGAATGGTATCAGCGGGCTGCGGACGAGGTGATGATCGAAAAGCGATATTGGCGTCAACACAGAGAAACAACGAACGCCGAACGGAAAGCCCGTCGCGATGCAGAACGAAAAGCGGCGGCCGAAAAGCAGGAAAAGATAAAGCGCGGCATTCTTGTATCGAAAGCAGAGGTTTCGAATATTAAGCTATCTCACATACGCCGTCGAAATACCGCTGCAAACGCTGAGACCGTGAGTTTTAGTCTGATTTAA